A DNA window from Amycolatopsis sp. DSM 110486 contains the following coding sequences:
- a CDS encoding O-methyltransferase, translated as MTRELWTAVDDYLAEALLPADPVLDATLAESGAAGLPAIAVSPTQGKLLNLLALTAGARSILEIGTLGGYSTIWLARALPPGGTLVTCEYDPKHAAVARANLDRAGFGPDVADIRVGAALDTLPTLTGPFDFVFIDADKANLAPYVAEAVRLSRPGTTIVVDNVVRDGAVLEATSTDPSVRGVREMFAALTGDDRLEATAIQTVGDKGYDGFVLARVR; from the coding sequence ATGACCCGCGAACTCTGGACCGCAGTCGACGACTACCTGGCCGAAGCCCTGCTCCCCGCCGACCCGGTGCTCGACGCCACCCTCGCCGAGTCGGGCGCGGCCGGCCTGCCGGCCATCGCCGTGTCGCCCACACAAGGCAAACTGCTCAACCTGCTCGCTCTCACCGCCGGCGCCCGCTCGATCCTCGAGATCGGCACGCTCGGCGGCTACAGCACGATCTGGCTCGCCCGCGCCCTGCCGCCCGGCGGCACGCTGGTGACCTGCGAATACGACCCGAAGCACGCCGCCGTGGCGCGCGCGAACCTCGACCGCGCCGGCTTCGGGCCCGACGTGGCCGACATCCGCGTCGGCGCCGCTCTCGACACCCTGCCCACGCTCACGGGGCCGTTCGACTTCGTCTTCATCGACGCCGACAAGGCCAACCTCGCGCCCTACGTCGCCGAAGCCGTGCGGCTTTCGCGGCCGGGCACCACGATCGTGGTCGACAACGTCGTCCGCGACGGTGCCGTGCTCGAAGCCACCAGCACGGACCCGTCCGTGCGGGGCGTGCGCGAGATGTTCGCGGCTCTCACCGGCGACGACCGCCTCGAGGCCACCGCGATCCAGACGGTGGGAGACAAGGGTTACGACGGTTTCGTCCTCGCCCGCGTGCGCTGA
- a CDS encoding ABC transporter ATP-binding protein, whose amino-acid sequence MEQTIAEAPARTEPRLHAEELTLAYDGRTVAEDLGVVIPDKSFTVIVGPNACGKTTLLRALARMLKPRKGSVYLDGSVISSYGAKEVARRLGLLPQSSVAPDGITVADLVARGRYPHQRLLRQWSRDDAAVVAESMAATGVSDLAERLVDELSGGQRQRVWMAMALAQQTDLLLLDEPTTYLDIAHQMDILDLCAQLHAEQGRTLVAVLHDLNHAARYATHMIAMRDGQVLATGTPEEVVTEENVEKIFELPCRVMPCPETSTPLVIPKAGRRAA is encoded by the coding sequence GTGGAACAGACGATCGCGGAAGCACCGGCCCGGACCGAGCCCCGGCTGCACGCCGAGGAACTGACCCTCGCTTACGACGGGCGCACCGTCGCCGAAGACCTCGGCGTGGTCATCCCGGACAAGTCGTTCACGGTCATCGTCGGCCCCAACGCGTGCGGCAAGACCACGCTCCTGCGCGCGCTCGCGCGGATGCTCAAGCCCCGCAAGGGCTCCGTCTACCTCGACGGCTCGGTGATCTCCAGCTACGGCGCCAAGGAGGTCGCGCGCCGCCTCGGCCTGCTGCCGCAGAGCTCCGTCGCGCCCGACGGCATCACCGTCGCCGACCTCGTCGCGCGCGGCCGCTACCCCCACCAGCGCCTGCTGCGCCAGTGGTCCCGCGACGACGCCGCCGTGGTCGCCGAGTCCATGGCGGCCACCGGCGTCTCGGACCTGGCCGAGCGGCTCGTCGACGAGCTGTCCGGCGGACAGCGCCAGCGCGTGTGGATGGCGATGGCGCTGGCCCAGCAGACCGACCTGCTGCTGCTCGACGAACCCACGACGTACCTCGACATCGCGCACCAGATGGACATCCTCGATCTGTGCGCGCAGCTGCACGCCGAACAGGGCCGCACCCTCGTCGCCGTGCTCCACGACCTCAACCACGCCGCCCGCTACGCCACCCACATGATCGCCATGCGCGACGGCCAGGTGCTCGCCACCGGAACGCCCGAGGAGGTCGTGACGGAGGAGAACGTGGAGAAGATCTTCGAACTGCCGTGCCGCGTCATGCCGTGTCCCGAGACGAGCACCCCGCTGGTGATCCCGAAGGCGGGCCGGCGCGCCGCATAG
- a CDS encoding PLP-dependent aminotransferase family protein, whose product MDDYRVVADELAADIEAGRLRPGDRLPPQRRFARDRGIAGSTAARVYGELIRRGLAVGEVGRGTFVRAARPAPEPGLAEPGDARVDLELNFAVLPSQSAKLAYALEPLLRADVFTDALHPVGAAGTKAVREAAAGLLSRGSWEPDPATVLVTGNGRQGIAAAISMFVPLGERLAVEALTYPVVKALATRLGAELVPIETDADGLVPAALEAAHAAAPVRALYVQPTLHNPLGPTMSPARRAELADTVRRLDLPVIEDGIYTFLRPDVEPLAALAPERTVFVDSLSKRVAPGLTAGFVVSPAAWTARLAGAVRSGGWGSTRFAMEAATRWITGGALAEVETAKRIDAAERATILDERLAGFTVVGDPAAYHRWWELPEQWRAETFVAAAARHGIALSPAASFAVLPGHAPNAVRLAVSAPPKETLAAALEVLATLAAGSPDDTLPD is encoded by the coding sequence ATGGATGACTACCGGGTCGTCGCGGACGAGCTCGCCGCCGACATCGAAGCCGGCCGGCTGAGGCCGGGCGACCGCCTCCCGCCGCAACGCCGGTTCGCGCGCGACCGCGGCATCGCCGGCTCCACCGCCGCCCGCGTCTACGGCGAGCTGATCCGCCGCGGCCTGGCCGTCGGGGAGGTCGGCCGGGGCACCTTCGTACGGGCCGCGCGCCCGGCGCCCGAGCCCGGGCTGGCCGAACCCGGCGACGCGCGCGTGGACCTCGAGCTCAACTTCGCCGTGCTGCCGAGCCAATCCGCGAAGCTCGCGTACGCGCTGGAGCCGCTGCTTCGCGCCGACGTCTTCACCGACGCCCTGCACCCCGTGGGCGCCGCGGGGACGAAAGCGGTGCGTGAAGCCGCGGCGGGACTGCTGTCTCGCGGCAGCTGGGAGCCCGACCCGGCGACGGTTCTGGTGACGGGCAACGGCCGCCAGGGCATCGCCGCCGCGATCTCCATGTTCGTGCCGCTGGGGGAGCGGCTCGCGGTCGAGGCGCTGACGTACCCCGTGGTGAAGGCGCTGGCCACGCGGCTGGGTGCCGAGCTCGTGCCCATCGAAACCGACGCCGACGGCCTCGTCCCGGCCGCGCTCGAAGCCGCCCACGCGGCGGCGCCCGTGCGCGCGCTGTACGTGCAGCCGACGCTGCACAACCCCCTCGGGCCGACGATGTCGCCCGCGCGCCGCGCCGAGCTGGCCGACACCGTGCGACGCCTCGACTTGCCGGTGATCGAGGACGGGATCTACACGTTCCTGCGCCCGGACGTCGAACCGCTGGCCGCGCTCGCGCCCGAGCGCACGGTGTTCGTCGACAGCCTGTCGAAGCGGGTCGCGCCCGGTCTCACCGCGGGGTTCGTGGTGTCGCCGGCGGCCTGGACCGCGCGGCTCGCGGGCGCCGTCCGTTCGGGTGGCTGGGGTTCGACGCGGTTCGCGATGGAGGCCGCCACGCGCTGGATCACCGGCGGCGCGCTGGCCGAGGTCGAGACCGCGAAGCGCATCGACGCTGCCGAGCGCGCCACGATCCTCGACGAGCGCCTCGCCGGGTTCACGGTCGTCGGCGATCCGGCCGCGTACCACCGCTGGTGGGAGCTGCCTGAGCAGTGGCGCGCGGAGACGTTCGTGGCCGCCGCCGCCCGCCACGGCATCGCGTTGTCGCCGGCGGCCTCGTTCGCGGTGCTCCCAGGTCACGCGCCGAACGCCGTGCGGCTCGCGGTTTCGGCGCCACCCAAGGAAACCCTCGCGGCCGCGCTCGAGGTCCTCGCGACGTTGGCGGCCGGCTCGCCCGACGACACGTTGCCGGACTGA
- a CDS encoding NAD(P)/FAD-dependent oxidoreductase: protein MAQPRKIVIVGAGLAGASAAAAVREKGFGGDVLLMGSDPHRPYELPPLSKGVLLGTTDEPDWVHEAGFYDAHAIRLTSGLTATRLELGARLVLDDAGGEHLFDRLVLATGSRPRPLTAPGGNFPGLYTLRTLDDSLSLRTAFVDARRVVVIGAGWIGTEAAAAARSHDADVTVVAPGRLPLGKVLGAEVAGVFRSLHQEHGVHWRLGEHVAEVTGDPSGVRGVRLQSGEELLADVVLVAVGAAPRVELAHTAGLELSDDGGVAVDAGLRTAAPDVYAVGDIASHFHPRYGHRVRVEHWATARTQGAHVAGNLLGENEPYLNSPYFFSDQYDLGMEYRGLADLDRDRLVVRGDLAARDFTAFWVGAEGEVHAAMNVNQWDDGDALQRLVDGRMNVRDEDLKSGNLANLG from the coding sequence ATGGCGCAACCGCGCAAGATCGTGATCGTCGGGGCCGGTCTCGCGGGGGCCTCGGCTGCCGCCGCCGTGCGGGAAAAGGGCTTCGGCGGCGACGTGCTGCTGATGGGTTCGGACCCGCACCGGCCCTACGAGCTGCCGCCGCTGTCGAAGGGCGTGCTGCTGGGCACCACTGACGAACCCGATTGGGTGCACGAGGCCGGGTTCTACGACGCCCACGCCATCCGGCTCACCTCCGGACTCACCGCCACACGCCTGGAGCTCGGCGCGCGCCTCGTGCTCGACGACGCCGGCGGCGAGCACCTCTTCGACCGCCTCGTGCTCGCGACGGGTTCCCGTCCGCGTCCGCTGACCGCGCCCGGCGGCAACTTCCCGGGCCTCTACACGCTGCGCACGCTGGACGACTCGCTCAGCCTGCGCACGGCGTTCGTCGACGCCCGGCGCGTGGTGGTCATCGGCGCCGGCTGGATCGGCACCGAGGCCGCGGCGGCCGCGCGTTCGCACGACGCGGACGTGACCGTGGTGGCGCCCGGGCGCCTGCCGCTCGGGAAGGTCCTCGGCGCCGAGGTGGCCGGGGTTTTCCGGTCCCTGCACCAAGAACACGGCGTGCACTGGCGTCTGGGCGAGCACGTCGCGGAGGTCACGGGCGACCCGAGCGGCGTGCGTGGCGTGCGGCTGCAAAGCGGTGAGGAGCTGCTCGCCGACGTGGTCCTCGTGGCCGTCGGCGCCGCCCCGCGCGTGGAACTCGCCCACACGGCAGGCCTCGAGCTCTCGGACGACGGCGGCGTCGCGGTCGACGCGGGCCTGCGCACGGCCGCCCCGGACGTCTACGCCGTCGGCGACATCGCGTCGCACTTCCACCCCCGCTACGGCCACCGCGTGCGCGTCGAGCACTGGGCGACCGCGCGTACGCAGGGCGCCCACGTGGCCGGGAACCTGCTGGGGGAGAACGAGCCCTACCTGAATTCGCCGTACTTCTTCTCCGACCAGTACGACCTCGGCATGGAGTACCGCGGCCTCGCCGACCTCGACCGCGACCGCCTCGTCGTCCGCGGCGACCTCGCGGCGCGCGACTTCACGGCGTTCTGGGTCGGCGCCGAGGGCGAAGTACACGCCGCGATGAACGTGAACCAGTGGGACGACGGGGATGCGTTGCAGCGCTTGGTGGACGGACGCATGAACGTGCGTGACGAGGACCTGAAGTCGGGCAACCTCGCAAACCTCGGGTGA
- a CDS encoding GNAT family N-acetyltransferase: protein MVAGKATVAQIGEHVVGFYTLAGQAPEGELACLFVEPDHIGTGVGRRLWQHAVDTARTLDFQRLIIGSDPFAEDFYRKMGAVRIGSVLSGSIPGRLLPQLVYRLSPGPAPG, encoded by the coding sequence CTGGTCGCGGGGAAAGCGACCGTGGCGCAGATCGGCGAGCACGTGGTCGGGTTCTACACCCTGGCCGGTCAGGCACCCGAAGGTGAGCTCGCCTGCCTCTTCGTCGAGCCTGACCACATCGGTACCGGCGTCGGCCGCCGGTTGTGGCAGCACGCGGTGGACACGGCCCGCACGCTGGACTTTCAGCGGCTCATCATCGGCTCCGACCCGTTCGCCGAGGACTTCTACCGGAAGATGGGCGCGGTCCGGATCGGCTCCGTGCTCTCGGGATCCATTCCGGGCCGGCTGCTCCCGCAGCTGGTCTACCGGCTCTCGCCTGGGCCGGCACCCGGGTGA
- a CDS encoding DUF2235 domain-containing protein codes for MNEVRMPKRIVICCDGTWDSADMADVVDGHTPAPTNVTQLALAVAPVDEAGTEQRAFYQSGVGTKRQKLLGGAFGVGLSRNIQEAYLFLVRTYEPGDEIFFLGFSRGAYTARSTAGLIRNCGLLRREHEHRVKQAYGLYRDRSDKTHPRSTEMALFRKSYAHEPRIRFIGVWDTVGALGVPLTGFWPFDVFNRRFQFHDTALSATVDAAYQALAIDEHRKPFTPSVWAPPTEGVTHHVEQVWFAGCHGDVGGGGRTQHGLADVTLRWLADRARSCGLALEPGLANEPDALGPIHPSRTGFYRLLPSMTRGIGTTDPKHEYVASSSVTRHKRATDYAPPNLVGYLALDGPVIQVEV; via the coding sequence ATGAACGAGGTGCGGATGCCCAAGCGGATCGTGATCTGCTGCGACGGCACATGGGACTCGGCGGACATGGCGGACGTGGTCGACGGCCACACTCCGGCACCGACCAACGTCACGCAGCTCGCACTCGCCGTGGCGCCGGTCGACGAAGCAGGGACCGAACAACGGGCCTTCTACCAGTCCGGCGTCGGCACCAAACGGCAGAAGCTGCTCGGCGGCGCGTTCGGCGTGGGGCTCTCGCGCAACATTCAAGAGGCCTACCTCTTCCTGGTCCGGACCTACGAACCCGGCGACGAGATCTTCTTCCTGGGCTTCAGCCGCGGTGCGTACACGGCCCGCAGCACGGCCGGGCTCATCCGCAACTGCGGCCTGCTGCGCCGCGAACACGAGCACCGGGTGAAGCAGGCGTACGGGCTCTACCGTGACCGTTCCGACAAGACGCACCCGCGGTCCACCGAGATGGCCCTGTTCCGCAAGTCCTACGCGCACGAACCGCGGATCCGCTTCATCGGCGTGTGGGACACGGTCGGCGCGCTCGGCGTGCCGCTGACCGGGTTCTGGCCGTTCGACGTCTTCAACCGCCGGTTCCAGTTCCACGACACGGCACTGAGCGCGACCGTCGACGCCGCCTACCAGGCGCTGGCGATCGACGAGCACCGCAAGCCGTTCACACCGTCGGTGTGGGCGCCTCCCACCGAGGGCGTGACGCACCACGTGGAACAGGTGTGGTTCGCCGGTTGCCACGGCGACGTCGGCGGTGGCGGACGGACCCAGCACGGCCTCGCCGACGTCACCTTGCGCTGGCTCGCCGACCGAGCGCGGTCGTGCGGCCTGGCGCTGGAACCCGGCCTCGCCAACGAACCCGACGCCCTGGGGCCGATCCACCCGTCCCGCACGGGCTTCTACCGCCTGCTGCCCTCCATGACGCGCGGAATCGGCACCACGGACCCGAAACACGAGTACGTCGCCTCCAGCTCCGTCACCCGCCACAAGCGCGCTACGGACTACGCGCCGCCGAACCTGGTGGGGTACCTGGCGCTGGACGGGCCGGTCATCCAGGTGGAGGTCTGA
- a CDS encoding fumarylacetoacetate hydrolase family protein encodes MQLVRLGAAGEERPFVRAGDGTLYDLSRLTADVDGAFLAADGLARVAAALEAGELPAAGPETASLRVGPPLASPGKVLCIGMNYRRHAEETGAAVPTEPVLFMKAPDVIVGPDDDVLIPRRSTSTDWEVELGVVIGKQARYLDSVEEALQYVAGYVVSNDVSEREFQLHRGGQWDKGKNCETFNPLGPALVTADEVPDPQDLGLRTWVNGKKVQDSSTKDMVFTVAEIIHYLSQFMVLRPGDLINTGTPEGVALGQPEPKPYLREGDVVELEIDGLGRQRQTLRQA; translated from the coding sequence GTGCAGCTTGTGCGTCTCGGAGCCGCGGGAGAAGAGCGACCGTTCGTGCGTGCCGGAGACGGCACTCTGTACGACCTCTCCCGCCTCACGGCCGACGTCGACGGCGCGTTCCTCGCGGCCGACGGCCTCGCCCGCGTCGCCGCCGCGCTCGAAGCCGGCGAGCTGCCCGCCGCCGGCCCGGAAACCGCGAGCCTGCGCGTCGGCCCGCCGCTGGCCTCGCCCGGCAAGGTTCTCTGCATCGGCATGAACTACCGCCGGCACGCCGAGGAAACCGGCGCCGCCGTGCCGACGGAACCGGTGCTGTTCATGAAAGCCCCCGACGTGATCGTCGGCCCGGACGACGACGTGCTCATCCCGCGCCGCTCGACCAGCACCGACTGGGAAGTCGAGCTCGGCGTCGTGATCGGCAAGCAGGCCCGCTACCTCGACAGCGTCGAGGAGGCCCTCCAGTACGTGGCCGGCTACGTCGTGTCCAACGACGTCTCCGAGCGCGAGTTCCAGCTGCACCGCGGCGGACAGTGGGACAAGGGCAAGAACTGCGAGACGTTCAACCCGCTCGGCCCGGCGCTCGTGACCGCCGACGAGGTGCCCGACCCGCAGGACCTCGGGCTGCGCACCTGGGTCAACGGCAAAAAGGTGCAGGACTCCTCGACGAAGGACATGGTCTTCACCGTCGCCGAGATCATCCACTACCTGAGCCAGTTCATGGTGCTGCGCCCCGGCGACCTGATCAACACCGGCACCCCCGAGGGCGTCGCGCTCGGGCAGCCGGAGCCGAAGCCGTACCTGCGCGAGGGCGATGTCGTCGAGCTGGAGATCGACGGCCTCGGCCGCCAGCGCCAGACGCTGAGGCAGGCCTGA
- a CDS encoding enolase C-terminal domain-like protein yields MAKIIGMEVLDVRFPTSRELDGSDAMNPDPDYSAAYVELHTDLGPDGYGLAFTIGRGNDVQAAAIRALAPHLVGREVPEDANALGRLSRDLIGDSQFRWLGPEKGVAHMAIGAVVNAAWDLAARRADLPLWKFAARMTPEELVSLVDFRYLSDALTEQEALDILRAAEPGREERIAKLEAEGYRAYSTSPGWLGYSDAKLVRLAEQAVAHGFEMIKLKVGGNLEDDVRRMKLARETVGADIRIAVDANQRWDVATAVSWMTELAPFDPYWIEEPTSPDDILGHAAIAKALAPIKVATGEHVQNRVVFKQLLQAGAIDVLQLDAARVGGVNENLAILLLAAKFGVPVCPHAGGVGLCELVRHLSMFDFVAVSGEDTDRTIEWVDHLHEHFTDPAVVRDGRYLAPTAPGFSARMHDATLRRFRFPDGPEWTEDAQ; encoded by the coding sequence ATGGCGAAGATCATCGGCATGGAGGTGCTCGACGTCCGGTTCCCGACGTCCCGGGAGCTCGACGGCTCGGACGCCATGAACCCCGACCCCGACTACTCGGCCGCCTACGTCGAGCTCCACACCGACCTCGGCCCCGACGGCTACGGGCTCGCCTTCACCATCGGCCGCGGCAACGACGTGCAGGCCGCCGCGATCCGCGCGCTCGCGCCACACCTCGTCGGCCGCGAAGTGCCGGAGGACGCCAACGCGCTCGGCCGGCTCTCGCGCGACCTGATCGGCGACTCGCAGTTCCGCTGGCTGGGCCCGGAAAAGGGCGTGGCGCACATGGCGATCGGCGCGGTCGTGAACGCCGCGTGGGACCTCGCCGCGCGCCGGGCCGACCTGCCGCTGTGGAAGTTCGCGGCCCGCATGACGCCGGAAGAGCTGGTGTCGCTCGTGGACTTCCGGTACCTGTCCGACGCGCTGACCGAACAGGAGGCGCTCGACATCCTGCGCGCCGCCGAACCCGGCCGCGAGGAGCGGATCGCGAAGCTCGAAGCCGAGGGCTACCGCGCCTACAGCACGTCGCCAGGCTGGCTCGGCTACTCCGACGCGAAGCTGGTGCGCCTGGCCGAACAGGCCGTGGCCCACGGCTTCGAGATGATCAAGCTGAAGGTCGGTGGCAACCTCGAGGACGACGTGCGCCGCATGAAGCTGGCGCGCGAGACGGTGGGCGCGGACATCCGCATCGCCGTGGACGCCAACCAGCGCTGGGACGTGGCCACGGCCGTGTCCTGGATGACGGAGCTCGCGCCGTTCGACCCGTACTGGATCGAAGAACCGACCTCGCCCGACGACATCCTGGGCCACGCGGCCATCGCGAAAGCACTGGCGCCGATCAAGGTCGCGACCGGCGAGCACGTGCAGAACCGCGTGGTGTTCAAGCAGCTGCTGCAGGCCGGCGCGATCGACGTGCTGCAGCTTGACGCCGCGCGCGTCGGCGGGGTGAACGAAAACCTCGCGATCCTGTTGCTGGCGGCCAAGTTCGGCGTTCCGGTGTGCCCGCACGCCGGCGGCGTCGGGCTGTGCGAGCTGGTGCGGCACCTGTCGATGTTCGACTTCGTGGCCGTCTCCGGCGAGGACACCGACCGCACCATCGAGTGGGTCGACCACCTGCACGAGCACTTCACCGACCCGGCCGTCGTGCGTGACGGCCGGTACCTGGCCCCGACCGCACCCGGGTTCTCCGCGCGGATGCACGACGCGACCCTGCGCCGCTTCCGCTTCCCGGACGGTCCAGAGTGGACGGAGGACGCCCAGTGA
- a CDS encoding SDR family NAD(P)-dependent oxidoreductase, which produces MSEFDGLVAVVTGGASGIGLATATLLAERGARVAVLDLKTDDVPEPLAGFRCDVTADAEVRAAIDAVAERFGRIDVLVNNAGIGAAGDVSDNSDDEWHRVYDVNVVGMVRATRAALPHLKASPSAAVVNTCSIAAWAGLPQRALYSATKGAVLSLTLAMATDHLPDRIRVNCVCPGTADTPWVGRLLDAAADPAAERAALAARQPMGRLVTADEVASAITYLASPLSASTTGTALAVDGGMHGLRPRGPVQN; this is translated from the coding sequence GTGAGCGAGTTCGACGGCCTGGTCGCCGTGGTCACCGGCGGCGCTTCGGGGATCGGCCTGGCCACGGCCACGCTGCTCGCCGAGCGCGGCGCGCGGGTGGCCGTGCTGGACCTCAAGACCGACGACGTGCCCGAGCCGCTGGCCGGCTTCCGGTGCGACGTCACGGCCGACGCCGAGGTCAGGGCCGCGATCGACGCCGTCGCCGAGCGTTTCGGGCGGATCGATGTGCTGGTCAACAACGCCGGCATCGGCGCGGCCGGCGACGTCTCGGACAACAGCGACGACGAGTGGCACCGCGTGTACGACGTGAACGTGGTCGGCATGGTCCGGGCCACGCGCGCCGCCCTGCCGCACCTCAAAGCCTCGCCTTCGGCGGCCGTGGTCAACACCTGCTCCATCGCCGCGTGGGCCGGCCTGCCGCAGCGGGCGCTGTACTCCGCGACGAAGGGCGCGGTGCTGTCGCTGACGCTCGCGATGGCCACCGACCACCTGCCCGACCGCATCCGCGTGAACTGCGTGTGCCCCGGCACCGCGGACACGCCGTGGGTCGGGCGCCTGCTCGACGCGGCCGCGGACCCGGCCGCCGAACGCGCGGCCCTGGCCGCTCGCCAGCCGATGGGCCGGCTCGTGACCGCCGACGAGGTCGCGAGCGCCATCACCTACCTCGCCAGCCCGCTGTCCGCGTCGACCACCGGCACCGCGCTCGCGGTCGACGGCGGCATGCACGGCCTGCGTCCGCGGGGACCTGTGCAGAACTAG
- a CDS encoding sugar ABC transporter substrate-binding protein, whose amino-acid sequence MRTKVIRLAAAAAACGLVLTACGSTKDKPAASAGGGGDTGGKVGATLPLLTSPFWQAYNNYVPQMAKAAGLDALPTVNADNDAAKLITDIGTLLNQGVKGLVVTPIDSAAIAAGLKQAENKGVPVVAVDVAPEGGKVAMVVRADNKAYGTKACEEIGKRVKSGKVVQVMGDLASVNGRDRSAAFRDCMKAKYPDIKVLEIAAEWKADKASSGLDSLLTANPDIKGVYMQAGGTYLAPTEQALKRKNLFFPTSDPRHVVLVSNDGIPQELAAIRAGELDATVSQPADAYAKYGMYWLKKAMAGEKFQPGPTDHGSTIVEISPGILEDQLPAPVVTKDNVDDKTLWGNNL is encoded by the coding sequence GTGCGTACGAAGGTGATCCGGCTCGCCGCCGCGGCGGCCGCGTGTGGTCTGGTCCTGACCGCGTGTGGGTCCACGAAGGACAAACCGGCGGCGTCGGCGGGCGGCGGTGGCGACACCGGCGGGAAGGTCGGGGCCACACTGCCGCTGCTGACCTCGCCGTTCTGGCAGGCCTACAACAACTACGTGCCGCAGATGGCCAAGGCGGCCGGCCTCGACGCGCTGCCCACGGTGAACGCCGACAACGACGCGGCGAAGCTCATCACCGACATCGGCACCCTGCTCAACCAGGGCGTCAAGGGCCTCGTGGTGACGCCGATCGACTCCGCCGCGATCGCGGCCGGGCTGAAGCAGGCCGAGAACAAGGGCGTGCCCGTGGTCGCAGTCGACGTCGCGCCCGAGGGCGGCAAGGTCGCCATGGTCGTGCGCGCCGACAACAAGGCGTATGGCACCAAGGCGTGCGAAGAGATCGGCAAGCGCGTGAAGAGCGGCAAGGTCGTGCAGGTGATGGGTGACCTCGCCTCCGTGAACGGCCGTGACCGCTCGGCCGCGTTCCGCGACTGCATGAAGGCCAAGTACCCGGACATCAAGGTGCTGGAGATCGCGGCGGAGTGGAAGGCCGACAAGGCGTCCTCGGGCCTCGACAGCCTGCTCACCGCCAACCCCGACATCAAGGGCGTCTACATGCAGGCCGGCGGTACGTACCTCGCGCCGACCGAGCAGGCGCTCAAGCGCAAGAACCTGTTCTTCCCGACCAGCGACCCGCGCCACGTGGTGCTGGTGAGCAACGACGGCATCCCGCAGGAGCTCGCGGCGATTCGCGCGGGCGAGCTCGACGCCACCGTGTCGCAGCCGGCCGACGCCTACGCGAAGTACGGCATGTACTGGCTCAAGAAGGCCATGGCGGGGGAGAAGTTCCAGCCCGGCCCGACCGACCACGGTTCCACGATCGTCGAGATCAGCCCCGGCATCCTCGAGGACCAGCTGCCGGCGCCGGTCGTGACGAAGGACAACGTGGACGACAAGACGCTGTGGGGTAACAACCTGTGA